The Streptomyces europaeiscabiei genome window below encodes:
- a CDS encoding TetR/AcrR family transcriptional regulator, producing the protein MTSEAPTRAYRRLSVEERRSQLLDAALELFAHNAPEDVSLDDVAEAAGVSRPLVYRYFPGGKQQLYEAALRSAAEELEQCFDEPAEGSLTSRLARALDRYLAFVDEHDTGFSALLQGGSVVETSRATAIVDGVRRAAADHILRHLEVAEPGLRLRMTVRMWITSVEAASLIWLDEGKQPDVGELRDWLVEQFVACLIATAGRDPQTAAAVRHALPVETAAGAVGTLARRILPVVGDAGHLL; encoded by the coding sequence ATGACGTCCGAGGCCCCCACCCGCGCGTACCGTCGACTGAGTGTGGAAGAGCGCCGCAGCCAGCTGCTGGACGCCGCACTGGAGCTGTTCGCGCACAACGCGCCGGAGGACGTCTCCCTCGACGACGTGGCGGAGGCGGCCGGGGTCTCCCGTCCCCTCGTCTACCGCTACTTCCCCGGGGGCAAGCAGCAGCTCTACGAGGCGGCCCTGCGCTCGGCCGCCGAGGAGCTGGAGCAGTGCTTCGACGAACCGGCCGAGGGCTCCCTGACCAGCCGCCTGGCCCGTGCCCTCGACCGCTATCTGGCCTTCGTGGACGAGCACGACACCGGGTTCAGCGCGCTGCTCCAGGGTGGCAGCGTCGTGGAGACCTCCCGGGCGACGGCCATCGTGGACGGGGTCCGGCGGGCCGCCGCCGACCACATCCTGCGGCATCTGGAGGTGGCCGAGCCGGGCCTGCGGCTGCGCATGACCGTCCGTATGTGGATCACCTCCGTGGAGGCCGCCTCCCTCATCTGGCTCGACGAGGGCAAGCAGCCGGACGTCGGCGAACTCCGCGACTGGCTCGTCGAGCAGTTCGTCGCGTGCCTCATCGCCACCGCCGGCCGCGACCCCCAGACCGCCGCCGCCGTACGGCACGCCCTGCCCGTCGAGACCGCAGCCGGGGCCGTCGGCACCCTGGCCCGCCGTATCCTCCCCGTGGTCGGCGACGCCGGCCACCTGCTGTGA
- a CDS encoding AurF N-oxygenase family protein codes for MNTVPSVNANPVSEAEVLRDALGLLKDREQVAERLLLSSAKHSFDPDRELDWDAPFEEGKWFWPPELVSLYGTPMWRKMSEEQRIALSQHEAAALASLGIWFEIILMQLLVRHIYDKAATSAHVRYALTEIEDECRHSKMFARLISKGDTPYYPVSRLHHNLGRLFKTISTTPGSFTSTLLGEEILDWMQRLTFPDERVQPLVRGVTRIHVVEEARHVRYAREELRRQMVTAPRLSRSFTRVTSGEFARVFAVAFINPEVYTNVGLDRRVAVAQVRASAHRRDIMQTGAKRLTDFLDDIGVLQGVGRRMWRSSGLLA; via the coding sequence ATGAACACGGTGCCCTCGGTGAACGCGAACCCGGTGTCGGAGGCGGAGGTGCTGCGCGACGCGCTCGGGCTCCTCAAGGACCGGGAACAGGTGGCCGAGCGGCTGCTGTTGTCCTCCGCGAAGCACTCCTTCGACCCCGACAGGGAGCTGGACTGGGACGCCCCCTTCGAGGAGGGGAAGTGGTTCTGGCCGCCGGAGCTGGTGTCCCTGTACGGGACGCCGATGTGGCGGAAGATGTCGGAGGAACAGCGGATCGCGCTGTCCCAGCACGAGGCGGCGGCGCTGGCCTCCCTCGGCATCTGGTTCGAGATCATCCTCATGCAGCTGCTCGTACGGCACATCTACGACAAGGCCGCGACCAGCGCGCACGTCCGCTACGCGCTGACGGAGATCGAGGACGAGTGCCGGCACTCGAAGATGTTCGCCCGGCTGATCAGCAAGGGCGACACCCCCTATTACCCGGTCAGCCGGCTGCACCACAACCTGGGCCGCCTCTTCAAGACGATCTCGACTACCCCCGGTTCCTTCACCTCCACCCTCCTGGGCGAGGAGATCCTCGACTGGATGCAGCGGCTGACCTTCCCGGACGAGCGGGTCCAGCCGCTCGTCCGGGGCGTCACCCGCATCCATGTCGTCGAGGAGGCCCGGCACGTGCGCTACGCCCGCGAGGAGCTGCGCCGCCAGATGGTGACGGCCCCGCGGCTGTCCCGGAGCTTCACCCGGGTCACCTCCGGCGAGTTCGCCCGCGTCTTCGCCGTCGCCTTCATCAACCCCGAGGTCTACACGAACGTCGGCCTCGACCGGCGGGTGGCTGTCGCCCAGGTGCGGGCCAGTGCGCACCGGCGCGACATCATGCAGACCGGCGCGAAGCGGTTGACCGACTTTCTGGACGACATCGGGGTTCTGCAGGGTGTGGGGCGGCGTATGTGGAGGTCGTCGGGGTTGTTGGCGTGA
- a CDS encoding DUF3291 domain-containing protein, whose amino-acid sequence MTPAAYELAQVNIARLKAPLDSPQLKDFVDALDPVNAVADQSAGFVWRLQSDSGNATDIPVLGDEWLIINMSVWRDTDALTAFMYQGQHRELLSRRREWFERLAEAVTALWWVPAGHRPTVAEAEERLLHLRAHGPTPYAFTLRTSFPAGPAEPLVPDAALS is encoded by the coding sequence ATGACTCCCGCCGCGTACGAACTCGCCCAGGTCAACATCGCCCGTCTCAAAGCCCCGTTGGACTCACCGCAGTTGAAGGACTTCGTGGACGCCCTGGACCCGGTGAACGCGGTCGCGGACCAGTCCGCCGGCTTCGTCTGGCGTCTGCAGAGCGACTCCGGCAACGCGACGGACATCCCCGTCCTCGGCGACGAATGGCTCATCATCAACATGTCGGTGTGGCGGGACACCGACGCCCTGACGGCGTTCATGTACCAGGGACAGCACCGGGAGCTGCTGTCCCGCCGCCGGGAGTGGTTCGAGCGGCTGGCCGAGGCGGTCACCGCCCTGTGGTGGGTCCCCGCCGGCCACCGGCCCACCGTGGCCGAGGCGGAGGAGCGGCTCCTCCACCTCCGCGCCCACGGCCCGACCCCGTACGCGTTCACCCTGCGCACGTCGTTCCCCGCCGGACCGGCGGAGCCCCTCGTGCCGGACGCCGCCCTCAGCTGA